The Raphanus sativus cultivar WK10039 chromosome 2, ASM80110v3, whole genome shotgun sequence genome includes a region encoding these proteins:
- the LOC108843683 gene encoding reticulon-like protein B18 — protein MDLSTPPSLRSNPIRSSSRLAPRINNTLVRTNGDSPIPSLDLVLSSPKSSNDTPYPSPASLCCSPCSSPVTLREILLLSPSPLRKSRTRLANRFEMEAAEAAAAARRCKTKGGVQNGSASPRNCRRSRRRSEEPKPVAVLTEEKATRPRKHKKTGRSKKEKQSWVPLLPSPCPSSDLSEDVCRGDLERIRESINDLIMWRDVAKSTLWFGFGCLCFLSSCFTKGFSFSVFSVVFHVGLLFLGVSFLSHTLRQRVTEERERREVKVSEEDVLRVARRMLPLTNLAISKTSQLFSGEPAMTLKVAPFVLIGAEYGYLITLWRLCALGFFLSFTVPKLYSSYATQINQKVENAQKRIVEAWGICTHKKFVAGSMITAFWNLTSLKIRFFTVFIIVVVIRYKWQNVQLDSEEEEEKQQEQTQPEEKSPSPPASPPQPIEEEEEEEQALVVVVAAETQAPPKKL, from the exons atggatctTTCGACACCTCCCTCCCTCCGCTCGAACCCTATCAGATCCTCCTCGCGTCTCGCTCCGAGAATCAACAACACTCTCGTCAGAACCAACGGAGATTCTCCGATTCCGTCTCTCGATTTGGTCCTATCGTCACCGAAGAGCAGCAACGACACTCCTTACCCGTCTCCAGCCTCTCTTTGCTGTTCCCCGTGTTCTTCCCCTGTCACGCTCCGCGAGATCCTCCTCTTGTCTCCCTCCCCTCTCCGGAAATCGAGAACCCGGTTGGCCAATCGGTTCGAGATGGAAGCCGCGGAGGCCGCCGCCGCTGCGAGGCGGTGCAAGACGAAGGGAGGAGTGCAGAACGGTAGTGCATCGCCGAGGAATTGCCGGAGATCGAGGCGGAGATCGGAGGAGCCGAAGCCTGTTGCTGTGTTGACGGAGGAGAAAGCGACGAGACCGAGGAAGCATAAGAAGACGGGTCGGTCTAAGAAGGAGAAACAGAGTTGGGTTCCTCTGTTGCCTTCTCCTTGTCCATCTTCAGATCTGA GTGAAGATGTGTGTCGAGGTGATTTGGAGCGGATTAGAGAGAGTATCAACGATCTAATCATGTGGAGGGATGTTGCAAAGTCGACTCTTTGGTTCGGTTTCGGGTGTTTGTGTTTCCTGTCTTCTTGCTTTACTAAAGGGTTTAGCTTTAG TGTTTTCTCGGTGGTCTTTCATGTTGGGCTTTTGTTTCTTGGGGTATCGTTTTTGTCACATACTCTTCGCCAAAG GGTAACCGAAGAAAGAGAGCGGAGAGAGGTTAAAGTGAGTGAAGAGGATGTGTTACGAGTAGCTAGAAGAATGCTTCCCCTCACCAATTTGGCGATTTCAAAGACGAGCCAGCTTTTCTCTGGAGAACCAGCAATGACACTCAAA GTGGCACCGTTTGTTCTAATCGGAGCGGAGTACGGTTACCTCATAACATTGTGGAGGCTATGTGCTTTAG GTTTCTTCCTCAGCTTCACCGTCCCAAAGCTATATTCATCTTATGCTACTCAGATTAAccaaaaag TTGAAAACGCGCAAAAGAGAATAGTTGAAGCATGGGGAATATGCACACACAAGAAGTTCGTAGCAGGCTCTATGATTACTGCTTTCTGGAACCTGACTAGTCTCAAGATCCGTTTCTTTACAG TGTTCATCATCGTGGTGGTCATCAGATACAAATGGCAGAATGTACAGTTAGATtccgaagaagaagaggagaagcaACAAGAACAAACTCAACCGGAAGAGAAGTCACCATCTCCGCCAGCGTCTCCACCTCAGccaatagaagaagaagaagaagaagagcaagcgTTAGTAGTAGTGGTGGCTGCAGAAACCCAAGCACCACCAAAGAAGCTTTGA
- the LOC108843016 gene encoding formin-like protein 20, with product MASDRVNSGSKGFDFGSDDILCSYDDFTNQDHPSNGSNSDPAIAANKEFHKTRMARSSVFPTSSSYTPPEDSSSHDVNATVERTMKKYSENMMRFLEGISSRLSQLELYCYNLDKTIGEMRSDLTRDNEEADVKLRSMDKHLQEVNRSVQVLRDKQELADTQKELARLQLVQKDSSSSSHGEERVATPVPEAKKCDNASDAQNNQLALALPHQIAPQPPVQPQPRPQHQQYYMPPTTQLQNTPPPAPPSQPQAPPGQAQFMPPPPAPSHPSSAQTQSFPQYQQNWPPQPQARLQSSGAYTTYSHAPPSNQSPVEQLPSSMQMQSPYAGPPQQSMQTYGYGAPPPQAPQQTKMSYNPQTGDGYLPAGPPPPPGYTNAMYESGRMQYPPPAQQHQQQQVHYMQGPQGGGYAPQQHQADGGNTGTPPPVLRSKYGELIEKLVSMGFRGDHVMAVIQRMEESGQAIDFNALLDRLNVQSSSGGPPRGW from the exons ATGGCGTCGGATCGGGTCAACTCGGGATCGAAAGGCTTCGATTTCGGTTCCGATGACATCCTCTGCTCTTACGACGACTTCACCAATCAGGACCACCCCTCTAATGGTTCCAACTCCGATCCTGCGATCGCTGCCAATAAG GAGTTTCACAAGACGAGGATGGCGAGGTCTTCAGTTTTCCCTACAAGCTCTTCTTACACTCCACCGGAGGATTCTTCGAGCCACGACGTTAACGCAACTGTCGAAAGGACCATGAAGAAGTACTCTGAGAACATGATGCGCTTTCTCGAAGGCATCAGCTCTCGCTTGTCACAGCTCGAACTCTACTGCTACAATCTTGATAAGACTATTGGTGAAATGCGATCTGATTTGACTCGTGATAACGAGGAGGCTGATGTTAAGCTTAGATCTATGGACAAACATCTTCAAGAG GTGAATAGGTCAGTTCAGGTTCTTAGAGACAAACAAGAGCTAGCTGATACGCAGAAAGAGCTAGCGAGGCTTCAACTTGTGCAGAAAGATTCGTCTTCCTCTTCACATGGTGAGGAGCGGGTTGCTACTCCTGTTCCTGAGGCTAAGAAGTGCGACAACGCCTCAGATGCACAGAACAACCAGCTTGCACTTGCTTTGCCTCACCAAATAGCACCACAGCCACCAGTGCAGCCACAGCCACGGCCACAGCACCAGCAGTATTACATGCCTCCTACTACACAGCTTCAAAACACACCTCCACCAGCGCCACCATCTCAACCTCAAGCACCACCAGGGCAGGCTCAGTTCATGCCCCCACCTCCTGCTCCATCCCACCCAAGCTCAGCTCAAACTCAGTCATTCCCGCAGTACCAGCAAAACTGGCCTCCTCAGCCGCAGGCGAGGCTACAGTCCAGTGGAGCTTACACAACATACTCGCATGCGCCACCAAGCAACCAATCTCCAGTAGAACAGTTGCCAAGCAGCATGCAGATGCAATCGCCATACGCTGGACCTCCTCAACAGTCGATGCAAACTTACGGATACGGTGCACCGCCACCACAGGCTCCGCAGCAGACAAAGATGTCTTATAACCCCCAGACAGGCGATGGTTATCTACCCGCGgggcctcctcctcctcccggGTATACCAATGCCATGTATGAAAGTGGGCGGATGCAATACCCACCACCAGCTCAGCAACATCAGCAACAGCAAGTTCATTATATGCAAGGTCCACAAGGTGGTGGGTACGCTCCTCAGCAGCACCAGGCAGATGGTGGTAACACCGGGACACCACCTCCTGTGTTGAGATCGAAATATGGTGAATTGATAGAGAAGCTAGTGAGCATGGGGTTCAGAGGAGACCACGTGATGGCGGTGATTCAGCGGATGGAGGAGAGTGGCCAAGCTATAGACTTCAACGCCCTCCTTGACAGACTGAACGTGCAGTCTTCATCAGGTGGGCCTCCCAGAGGGTGGTGA
- the LOC108826491 gene encoding probable protein phosphatase 2C 58 yields the protein MAGRDILHKMKAGFCGSAPDVGRGKSKMWKNITHGFHFVKGKSNRPMEDYVVSEFKKVDGHELGLFAIFDGHLGHDVAKYLQTNLFDNILKEKEFWSDTDNAIRKAYRSTDAVILQQSKLGKGGSTAVTGILIDGQKLVVANVGDSRAVMSKNGVAHQLSVDHEPSKERKDIEKRGGFVSNMPGDVPRVDGQLAVARAFGDKSLKIHLSSEPDITRQVIDDRTEFIVFASDGIWKVMSNQEAVDAIKSIKDPQTAAKHLIEEAISKKSKDDISCIVVKFH from the exons ATGGCAGGCAGAGATATTCTCCATAAGATGAAG GCTGGCTTCTGCGGATCGGCTCCTGACGTGGGAAGAGGAAAAAGCAAGATGTGGAAGAACATTACTCACGGTTTTCACTTTGTGAAAGGCAAGTCAAACCGTCCCATGGAGGACTACGTAGTGTCTGAATTCAAGAAAGTTGACGGCCACGAACTGGGTTTGTTTGCCATCTTTGATGGTCACTTGGGTCATGATGTTGCCAAATACTTGCAGACTAATTTATTTGACAACATTCTTAAAGAG aaggagttttggagtgacACAGATAATGCTATAAGGAAAGCATACAGATCAACAGATGCAGTGATACTGCAGCAGTCTAAGCTCGGTAAAGGCGGGTCAACGGCTGTAACGGGCATTCTAATCGATGGTCAAAAGCTAGTGGTTGCTAATGTTGGAGACTCAAGGGCAGTGATGTCTAAGAATGGCGTTGCGCATCAGCTCTCAGTTGACCATGAACCAAGCAAGGAGAGAAAAGATATAGAGAAGCGAGGTGGCTTTGTATCAAATATGCcag GGGATGTTCCACGAGTGGACGGACAGTTAGCGGTTGCGAGAGCGTTTGGAGATAAGAGCTTAAAGATACATCTGAGCTCCGAACCAGACATTACACGCCAGGTGATTGATGATCGGACTGAGTTCATCGTCTTTGCCAGCGATGGTATTTGGAAG GTAATGTCGAACCAAGAAGCGGTTGATGCAATCAAGAGTATCAAAGATCCACAAACAGCAGCAAAGCACTTGATAGAAGAAGCTATATCTAAGAAGAGCAAAGATGACATCTCATGTATTGTTGTAAAGTTCCATTAA
- the LOC108826501 gene encoding uncharacterized protein LOC108826501, with protein sequence MVKMMMKVAFAMTCMLIAVTTADKADRPWPPECLEVANVMVEECKLFFVEQESPPTAECCGWFSSRHKKAEDRRRICRCMKFLTTAFEAIKPGVLALSDQCHFGDGFPMSKNHACA encoded by the exons ATGGtcaagatgatgatgaaagtAGCTTTTGCGATGACGTGCATGCTGATTGCAGTCACAACCGCCGACAAGGCAGATCGTCCTTGGCCACCTGAGTGCCTAGAGGTGGCGAACGTGATGGTGGAAGAATGCAAGTTGTTCTTCGTCGAACAGGAGTCGCCTCCCACCGCCGAGTGCTGCGGCTGGTTCAGTAGCCGCCATAAAAAGGCGGAGGACAGGCGGCGGATTTGCCGGTGTATGAAGTTTCTGACCACAGCCTTTGAAGCAATCAAGCCAGGCGTTTTGGCTCTCTCTGATCAGTGCCATTTCGGAGATGGCTTCCCCATGTCTAAGAACCACGCATGTGCTT AG
- the LOC130499868 gene encoding protein ARABIDOPSIS THALIANA ANTHER 7-like: MKHRSNRFFLAANKLMMHRALLLMALITSAVSRNDEEQCRDMFESFTRVMSQRPSPQYCRGVSHLNNVLKLTYPLALQVLEKKERKGRVGRPCECMESEVTWKLRCVRCEQDPSTNVTKYESHVNVL; the protein is encoded by the exons ATGAAGCACAgatcaaatcgattttttttggcTGCAAATAAACTAATGATGCATCGTGCTTTATTGCTCATGGCCTTAATCACGTCAGCGGTTTCAAGAAATGACGAAGAGCAGTGTAGGGACATGTTCGAGAGCTTCACTCGGGTAATGTCTCAGCGACCATCTCCACAGTACTGTAGGGGAGTGAGCCACTTGAATAACGTCCTCAAGCTCACGTATCCACTTGCT TTGCAGGTAttggagaagaaggagaggaaGGGACGAGTAGGGAGACCGTGTGAATGCATGGAGTCAGAGGTAACTTGGAAATTAAGATGTGTGAGATGCGAGCAAGATCCAAGCACCAATGTAACTAAATATGAATCACATGTGAATGTTCTATAG
- the LOC108841903 gene encoding probable aminotransferase TAT1 produces MSYHNHLLVSAHQTEEEAETQHESENSVWRFRGSDTAAKASSVTMRVIVYKLFDLCIPDVKKPLLPLAHGDPSVYPCYRTSIHVENAVSDVLRSGKGNSYGPAAGILPARQAVADFVNRDLTNKVTPNDVYMTVGCNQGIEVLMQALAAPNANIFLPRPSYPHYEARCVYSGLEVRKYDLLPENEWDIDLQGIERMADENTVAMVIINPNNPCGNVYTHEHLKKVAEMARKLGIMVITDEVYSQTIFGDKPFVPMGEFSSIAPVITLGGISKGWIVPGWRIGWIALNDPKSIFKSTGVAQSIQQNLDITPDANTLVQNALPQILEKSNKQMFAKKNSILKQNLDLVCEKLEDIPCVVCTKKPESCTYLLTKLELPLMEDIEDDMDFCMKLAAEENLVLLPGVALGLKNWVRITIGVEAQMLEDALERLNGFCQRHLKKTEASLENGAI; encoded by the exons ATGAGCTACCATAACCACCTCCTAGTTTCTGCCCATCAAACCGAGGAAGAAGCAGAGACGCAGCATGAGTCCGAAAACAGCGTTTGGCGTTTCAGAGGCAGCGACACGGCAGCTAAAGCCTCCAGTGTCACAATGAGAGTTATCGTCTACAAGCTCTTTGATCTCTGTATCCCGGACGTTAAAAAGCCTCTTTTACCCCTTGCACACGGTGACCCTTCTGTGTACCCTTGTTACCGCACCTCCATCCACGTCGAAAACGCCGTCTCCGATGTCCTCCGCTCCGGCAAGGGTAACTCTTACGGTCCCGCCGCGGGGATCCTCCCTGCGAGACA GGCGGTAGCTGATTTCGTGAACCGGGACTTAACGAACAAGGTAACGCCTAACGATGTATATATGACCGTGGGATGCAACCAAGGGATAGAAGTGTTGATGCAGGCGCTGGCTGCACCAAACGCTAACATCTTTCTCCCACGGCCTAGTTACCCTCACTACGAGGCTCGTTGTGTCTACAGTGGACTCGAGGTCCGCAAGTACGATCTACTTCCCGAGAATGAATGGGATATTGATCTTCAAGGCATAGAAAGAATGGCAGATGAGAACACTGTCGCTATGGTTATCATTAACCCTAACAATCCCTGTGGAAATGTCTATACTCACGAACATCTCAAGAAG GTTGCGGAGATGGCTAGGAAGCTGGGAATAATGGTGATCACTGATGAGGTTTATAGCCAGACAATCTTTGGAGACAAACCTTTTGTTCCGATGGGAGAGTTCTCTTCTATAGCTCCGGTTATCACTTTGGGTGGTATATCGAAAGGATGGATAGTTCCTGGTTGGAGAATTGGTTGGATCGCTTTGAATGATCCCAAAAGCATCTTCAAGTCCACAGGg GTGGCGCAATCTATACAACAGAATCTTGATATAACTCCAGATGCTAACACTTTGGTTCAGAATGCGCTTCCTCAGATCCTGGAGAAGTCTAATAAACAGATGTTTGCCAAAAAGAACTCGATACTAAAACAGAACCTGGACCTGGTATGTGAGAAGCTTGAGGACATTCCTTGCGTGGTCTGCACCAAGAAACCTGAATCATGCACTTACTTACTG ACAAAGCTGGAGCTTCCGTTGATGGAAGACATAGAGGATGATATGGATTTCTGTATGAAGCTAGCCGCAGAAGAAAATCTCGTTTTGCTACCAG GAGTGGCATTGGGACTGAAGAATTGGGTAAGGATAACGATCGGAGTAGAAGCTCAGATGCTAGAGGATGCACTTGAGAGGCTCAACGGCTTCTGCCAACGCCATCTGAAGAAAACAGAGGCTTCTCTTGAGAATGGCGCAATCTAA
- the LOC108843684 gene encoding uncharacterized protein At4g28440: MATAGTATAKRKPVFVKVEQLKPGTTGHTLTVKVVDSNPVVPTTRKARPVSSMSRPSQPSRIAECLIGDETGCILFTARNDQVDLMKPGETVILRNSRIDMFKGTMRLGVDKWGRIEATEPASFTVKEDNNLSLVEYELINVNDQ; the protein is encoded by the exons ATGGCGACTGCAGGAACTGCGACGGCGAAGAGAAAACCGGTGTTCGTGAAGGTTGAACAGCTGAAGCCTGGGACGACGGGTCACACGTTGACTGTTAAGGTCGTTGATTCCAACCCTGTGGTTCCGACGACCCGTAAGGCTCGTCCGGTGAGTTCTATGAGTCGTCCGTCTCAGCCTAGTCGAATCGCCGAGTGTCTCATCGGAGACGAGACCGGGTGTATTCTATTCACTGCTCGTAACGATCAAG TTGATCTTATGAAGCCGGGAGAAACGGTGATACTGCGCAACTCGAGGATAGACATGTTCAAGGGCACGATGAGGCTAGGGGTTGATAAATGGGGACGCATCGAAGCCACTGAACCAGCATCTTTCACTGTCAAAGAGGATAACAATCTGTCTCTTGTTGAATACGAACTGATTAACGTTAACGATCAGTGA